The genomic stretch TTATTATCTATTCGAATATCAGTGAGCTCCTTTACTGAGGTAATTGGATGAGATTGATCACTCTGTCAACAATAAGTTGACAGCTGTCAACTTTTATTTAATATTGGAGAGTGTCTAAGTGCATCAGACCGCACCGAGAAAGCCGTACTACCCATTAAAAGAAGTTAAAGAAAAAATTCGGTGCGGACATTTTGATATCAACCAAAATGCACTTGATGATGCTCGGGATATTTTCAATTGGGGACCAGAAAAGATTAAACAATGCCTTTTGAAATTAAATGATAGAGATTATGCTATCGACATAAATAAGAATCATTTTTTCAAGAAGGAGCCACATCGGCATATTCCACATACGATGATGGATTATTATAAAGCAAAGAATATTATGGACGGTGAAAGTGTATATACTCACTTTTACATCAGGCAAAATGATGGAAAAGTTGTTATTAGTAGTTTTCATGAGCTTGATTAGAATAAGAAAGGACATTTGAGATGTTGTGCGATCTTTGCAACGGAAATAGATCCATAGTAATCGGCGGTTTGTCCTTTAAAAGCAGACCTCTTGGTACAATTTATGTGCCGAGCATACGATATTCAAAATGTCGTGATTGCGGTGACGTTTCAATTGATTTTGAAGAGACAAAAAAGATAAATGCTTATATTCAAAAAAAGGAATCAGAAGCTATTTATTCACTTCCAATAGGTGAGTTTATATCATCGAACGAAGCATCTATTATCCTTGGAAAAACAAAACAAGCACTCAGCAAAGATTCTCGTATCAAAAGAGGTTTTATTTACTACGTGGTTATTGATGGCAGGAAGTTGTATCACAAAAAGTCTGTAGAAGAATTCAAGCGTACTGGGAAAGACGGCAGAATCAATATTCAATCTAAAATTGGGGCAGAAAAGACATTGCGTCAGAACAAATCAAATATTACTGTGTCCTATCCACATATTATGTCAAATAATTTCTTGCGAGAAAGATCAATGCATACAGGCTCAAAAGAAGTATTTTCTAAAAGTATAAAAAAAAACAAAATAGCTTCAGCACATTGTAAATTAGCTAATTGTTAAAAGGGAATAAATATGACAACAAAAAATCTATCTGACAACATAAAATATAGTAATATACCTACAGCTTTTACAGATGGCGTAAATATAGCTTGTCGTGTAGACGGCTCCCTGCTCCTCCAATTTATTTCACAAACACCTGATGTTTGGCTTGAGAATTTTAGAACTGTAATGGGTAAGGAAGAAATAATTGAATTAATAAATGACCTCGCGTCAGCAATAGATTACTACCCTGTTAAAATAGATGAGTCGCAAAAAAAGAAAAAAGTTAGTACCAAGAAAACGACTGAGTAAAATGCATAAGTTAACTAATTATGGTATGAGAGAATATGAACTCACTCTAAAACGACACACCAAAGTTGCTTTTTTATTTAATTATCAACGAACGAATTACCGAAACTATAATTTGAGCATAGACTATGCCAGCATGAAAAAGCCCCCACTCCCAATCAAACTAGCGCTGTTGTGACTCTCCGGGTATTTTGTGTATTATCCGATTCCAGTATATATGGCTTTCGCCCTGTCGATGTCTTTATTAGGCCAACGTTGCCGTCGTTTTTGGCCTTCGGGCCGCAGTTTCAAAAAGACCATAACTCGATAAACACCTGTTTTAGTAGAGTAATGCCTTATCAATCGTTTGGCAGCTTTATTAATAAAACCGAGCTATGTCACTTTTTTAGCCGCTTCGGCGAGTTACAACAAGTCTCTCATGCCGACGCCGAGGGCCTGCGTGGGCTTACCAAACACAGCGGCGGCGCGGCATAGCTCTCCGTTAGCAAGTGGTTCTTTGGCAAGTTGCACTGGCTCTCTGGCATTTTTTCCAGCGGTTTTGTTGTTTCGGCTTTATCGCCAATCCAGCTCAGTTTAAAGTTATTGGCTTTTCCAGCTCAAAGGCTTGGGTTCAGCTTCAGGCTTTTTGGCGGCGCCCTCCATGTTTTGCAGCGGCAGGTTTTCACCAGCTTTTGCAAAGGCAACTTGGCGACTCATTCGGGGTTTGGTGTTTTCCAGCTTTCTGGCTTTGGCAATTTTGTTGTTTTGAATTTCTCAAGCTTCATCAGCGGCAACCATTCTCCAGTTTTTGGAAAGTCTGGTTTTCTCCGGCAATTGCAAAAGTAGTCTGGTAATTCATTTGGGTTTCGCTGCTTTCTTGTTTTTATGTTTTGGCCGGGTAGCGTTTTTTGCAATCGTTGCCCAATTTTACTTTGAAATCAGGCGTTGTTTTCACCTCAACGCTGTTGTTGCTAACAAGTCGCCCAAGCTGACGCCGCCACGCACCGATTTTTCCAGTAGGGCAGTTGCGGCGCAGCTTAGCTCGCCGTTGGCATGCTGAGGCTTTGCAGTCGTTAACCCGGTACTTTTTAGTTGGCAGTTTTATAGCTTTGATGCTATCGCCAATTTTAGCATTGTTGAAGTGAATGGCTTTTTCCAATATGTGGCTAAGAGTCAGGCTTTTGACTTTTCAGTAGTTTCTCCAGTCATTCAGCGACAGGTTTTCACCAGCAATTGCAAAAGTAATCTGGCAACTCATTTGGGTTTTGCTGTTTTCTGTTTTTATATTCTGGCAGGGTAATTTCAGGTCGTTGGTTGCCCTAAACTGTTTAATAGTCTGGCATTGTTTTTTCAACCGCAGTGCCAACAAGTCGCCCAAGCTGACGCCGACACGCACCGATTTTTCCAGTAAAGCAGCGGCGGCGCAGCTTAGCTCACCGTTATGCTTTTAATACATCAAAAAAAATATGAAGATATCTGATTTAAAAAGAAATTTAAAAGAGGCAACAAAGGAAGATCTCATTAAGGATATTGTTGACCTATTCAACAAAAATCCTTTTGTAAGAGAGTTCTATTCGATGAAATTCTGTAACGATAGCAGCTTATCGATTCTTATTAAGCATAAAGACATTATCGAAAATGAGTTTTTCCCAAAAAGAGGCCATGGTAAGTGTAGATTGTCCGTAGCTAAAAAGGCAATAACAGAATTTAAAAAATTGTCTGAAGATAAAAAGTCAATCGCGGATCTGATGATTTTTTATGTCGAAATGGGCGTGCAATTTACTGACAATTATGGAGACATTGATGAACCCTTTTATTTAAGTATGGAAAGCATGTATGGGCGAGCATTAAAATTTATAGTAGACAACAATCTTATTGATGATTTTAATGTTCGGTGCTTAAAAATAGTAAATGACACTAAAGACATGGGGTGGGGATTCCATGACCAGCTATATGAGACATATTATAGCCATATCAATAAATAAAAAAATACTCGCAACGGTCAGTTACTAAAAGTGGAAATTGCATAACAAGTCGCCCAAGCCGACGCCGACACGCACCGATTTTACCAGTAAAGCAGCGGCGGCGCGGCTTAGCTCACCGTTAGGCATATATGCAGATTACTGTTACTTTATTCATAACAAAAAATGAAATCTTCAATTTGTTGAAAAAGCAGACGGATAAGCACGATCTGTATTTTGCGATTGTCAAATATTGGCCAAATTTTGAAGTAATCCATCTGCACAGTTGGGAGCAGTTTTTAGAGCAAGATCAAATTCATAATCCACGTGAATTATGGATCGACATCAAACCAATTGAAGTTAACTGCAATGGTCAAAGAGATTGTTGCGATAAGAATACAAATAGATTATCTTTTCAATTCCCTCATATGAAGGAAAATGGGCTTTGTGAAGGTATGCTCGGCACTATGTGCGAGGATGAGGTTATACTTAAAAAATGGAAATCCGTTTTAAGGTTTTTCCAGAGCAAAACAACTGCTGGAATGTGGATGCAAAATCCACACAATAATGCAAAAGGTTTCTACAAGCATCTTCGCTACTCACCAGAAATTAAAAAACTGCACGAAAATGGTCTTAATCTTTTGCCAATTGCGGGATGGAATATGGTATACATTAATGAACCTGCCTAACAAGTCGCCCAAGCTGACGCCGACACGCACCGATTTCACCAGCAAGGCAGCGGCGGCGCAGCTTAGCTCACCGTTGGCATGCTGAGGTTTTGCAGTCGTTAACCCGGTACTTTTTAGTTGGCAGTTTTATAGCTTTGATGCTATCGCCAATTTTAGCATTGTCGGAGTGAATGGCTTTTCCACTATATGGCTAAGAGTCAGGCTTTGGACTTTTTAGGAGTTTCTCCAGTCATTCAGCGACAGGTTTTCACCAGCTTTGCAAAGGCAGCTTGGTAATTCATTTGGGTTTTGCTGTTTTCTGTTTTTATGTTCTGCCAGGGTAGCTTCAGGTCGTTGGTTGCCCTAAACTGTTTAATAGTCTGGCATTATTTTTTCAACCGCAGTGCCAACAAGTCGCCCAAGCCGACGCCGACACGCACCGATTTTTCCAGTAAAGCATCGGCGGCGCGGCTTAGCTCACCGTTATGTGTTTGAATACAAAATTTATGTCTAAAAATACGATGTATTACTTATCTGGCGAAGAAATTTTAATCGGTGATATAGTTAATTTTAGTGGATGCATTGGGGAAATAGTTTTTGTTGTATCTTCAAGTCAGTTCAGCAAATTATATCCTGAAAACTCATGGCAATGCTTAGAGACTGGCTTTGGAGTAAAAACTGAAAAGTATGGGTTGGTGCACCAAATAAAACCAGATGAAGATTTGGTTTTTATTCGACGTAATAATCAAAACACATAACCAGTCGCCCAAGCCGACGCCGACACGCACCGATTTCACCAGCAAGGCAGCGGCGGCGCGGCTTAGCTCACCGTTATGAAAATATATGAATACTGATAAAGAAGAAATTTTAGAAAAAGTATCAGATTATTGCTTTGAGCAACTTGATGAAGCTAAAAATGATCCTTCATGTTTGAAAATTCCAGTTCAAACGGTAATCGCTATCTACTCTGCTCAGGGAATAATTGACAATGGGAGTTTTCAATATTTTTTTGAAAGTGATTTCCCACAAACTCCACCATATTCTTTTTTTTCAGATGCATATCGAAGAATTGGTGCAGACAATGTAGCGAGAAATATAGACCAAGCTGTTGAGTTGTTTGGTTTTCCAGAGCCACATCTTAATATCGATAAACGAAAAGAATTCTTAGAACAAAGAATGCATGAAGATTGTTTGTTTCATAAACTCGGTGATGAAGCCTGTGGGGATGAATCAGTCTGGAGAAAACTTGCAGATTATGTAATCGAAAATATGGAAGAGTTTGATATTTCATAACAAGTCGCCCAAGCCGACGCCGACACGCACCTATTTTTTCAGTAAAGCAGCGGCGGCGCGGCTTAGCTCACCGTTATAGGATCAAGTATGAAAAAAATTTTGTGCTTAATCATTATTATTATTTCTTTTAGTGGAACAGCTTTCCCCTGTGATTTTATCTACAAAATCAAGAAAACAGAATTGGAAAATTATCCAATTTTATCATACATCGACATAAATGAAGAAACAGTAGCATTTTATATATATCTTAAAGATGAAGGCAATTTTAAGGGAATTGAGTCAGCCGCAATTCAAATTTTATCCCCAAATGATAACCAACTGCAATTTGGTAGTGGCTTGATAATGAATCAAGATTCGGAAAAAAAGATATTAACCATAGGTTCTTTAGAAATAAATAAAAAATTGATTTCATCCGCAACGCTATTCATTAATGCTTATCAATTGGATAAGACTTCAACTGGTTGGTTTTCGCAATCTATACATTCAAGTGTTTTTGAATATCAAATTCAACTACAAGATATTTATAATAATTTTAAAAGTAAGGAAAATGCCTACACAACTCATTCCATTTACAACAAATACAACGATGACACTCTAAAAGCTTTTATTGAAAAAGAATTTAAAATGAAAAGAGGTCATGATCTATAACAAGTCGCCCAAGCCGACGCCGACACGCACCGAATTCACCAGTAAGGCAGCGGCGGCGCGGCTTAGCTCACCGTTAGCTTCCCTGGTGGGAATTCCGGTTTTCTGGTTTTCCCCGTTTTTTTAGCTGAGCGTTTCGAGTTTTTGAAGTTTTCGCCTGATTCGGCGCAGCCAAATTTTATGGCTTTTTCTGGTCGGCGGCTCAGGATTCGGCTTTGGGCTTTTTCAGGGAATTTCACCAGCAAAAGCAGTGGTAGGTTTTCTCCAGTCAATTTCGTTGGGAAATCTTCTCCAGCCTCTGCAAAGGCAACTATTCACCAGCCAGAGCAGGGTATCCTGAAAATTCGTTTGGCTTTGCCTTTTTCTGATTTTCATGCAAGGGTTTTTGCAGTGTTTTTTTGGGGGTTCTTGAATTTTTCAGAGCTAACAAGCCGCCCAAGCTGACGCCGGATTTTATGCTGCGGCTTATCCTGCTTTTGTTGCCGGCGCAGCTTAGCTTCACGTTAGAAAAGGAATTGACATGATTGAAACAGTTATTAGTAATATTAAATGGATTTTTTCTGGAGTAGGTGTACTTTTTCTTGGATATTTTATTAACAAAAAAAGAAAACCTCGACCTAATATTAAAGTTTCAACAAAAGGTAAAAACAGCCCCGGTATTGTTAACGGAGATTATAATGTGAATGAAAAAAAATACTATAAACGTTGAAACACAAGGTGCCAATAGTCCTGGTATTGTTTTTGGTGACTA from Desulforegula conservatrix Mb1Pa encodes the following:
- a CDS encoding type II toxin-antitoxin system MqsR family toxin — its product is MHQTAPRKPYYPLKEVKEKIRCGHFDINQNALDDARDIFNWGPEKIKQCLLKLNDRDYAIDINKNHFFKKEPHRHIPHTMMDYYKAKNIMDGESVYTHFYIRQNDGKVVISSFHELD
- a CDS encoding DUF6155 family protein, producing MKISDLKRNLKEATKEDLIKDIVDLFNKNPFVREFYSMKFCNDSSLSILIKHKDIIENEFFPKRGHGKCRLSVAKKAITEFKKLSEDKKSIADLMIFYVEMGVQFTDNYGDIDEPFYLSMESMYGRALKFIVDNNLIDDFNVRCLKIVNDTKDMGWGFHDQLYETYYSHINK
- a CDS encoding DMP19 family protein, whose product is MNTDKEEILEKVSDYCFEQLDEAKNDPSCLKIPVQTVIAIYSAQGIIDNGSFQYFFESDFPQTPPYSFFSDAYRRIGADNVARNIDQAVELFGFPEPHLNIDKRKEFLEQRMHEDCLFHKLGDEACGDESVWRKLADYVIENMEEFDIS